The DNA region TAAAAAAATAGCATACGCTTTTACATCCTAGTTtacttatttacttttttattattccctTTCCGTGCTGCTTACTTTGTTGCgttcagtgctgcaaaatggcatgagcatcacgagatattcaccaacgaaaatTTTGAACATATTCGTGGCAGCTTggcattgctgatactcaatggaTGTGCGTCAAGACATGCCGAAAACGACCGTGTCAATACTCGCGATACTCTCGCTCACAAGAATAATCATTTCTGGCTATGAACAGttctgccaaatgccactgtttcagtcaccaacactcatgactgaaacgaagctcaaatcagctcacgtacacaactgagatgatcaggggttcagactcaaacagttgcaGGATCAATCGGCGATAATCACAACATTCTTGTAATATTCTTAGCGTGCGCTTTTGTATCTGTCTGCTCGCAAGCACCACATATCTCCCATGAGTATCGTGATGATCAACGACAGAAATTGTCGCGACCAAGCACGcttgtgatggtcgcaccaactatttgagtctcacctctgatcatcacaggagagatcgtgacgctgacatgatttttttttcagccaGAATTTGTCACGACTATGTCAGTGCAGAACTGAtctcagttaaaaaaaagtcatgacatagtgactgaccaagcgatggtcgcaaaaatgtcacgaagcatgcGTTGGTCACACCACTCGTTTTAAGTATCATTTCTGACTATCGCAATTGAGTAcatgacgctgacatggattttgtttcagtcagattttttgtacgacattgacagtgacattttgcagcactggttgcGTTTGCTCATTTGTTACTTTATTCTTTCCGTTCTTCTATTTTCCTCTTCGGTTTGTCGTTTCAATGTTCCctatgtctctctctcactctccctctctttagCTTCCCAGGCTTTAGCTCCTAtagctcgtgtgtgtgttttcttcttcttcttcttcttcttacttTTCCTCAATGTATAGTTTAGTAATATTGAGCATTTTATACAAAACAATGCTGAAAGATGGCaagaacaacacacacacacgcttcctCTAGCATTAATTGCAATAGATCTTTGGAACCTTCTCCTACATCTTCGTCtttgcattgattttttttttctcttcttctcattATTTGTTGTACCGTTATCGCTATCGTTGTCAGCTTGTGTATTGTGCATTCGTACTGGTGCGTACTGGTACATCGTAACCGGCAGACCGGCCGGAGCTCTCTAGCCAGCATTAGAATGTAAAGATATTACCAGTGTCAAGTGTTTGTAAACTAATCACACAACTTTCTCTCTccccattccccccccccccttttcccTCGTTTCCGGTGTGTCTGGTCTGGGAAATATTGGAACCTGCAAACTGGAACCACCGACGCTGGCGACTGCAAACAACGGATTGGAACCTTCGGATAAAACCGTCACACAGCTCACGCAACCGACTATTACGGTGAGTAATGCGTTTCAGCGCGATTCGTTTTAGCGTCCCCCTCAACATTGTCACTGCCAAAAGGCCCCCCCAACCCGTCCGTTTTTCTTAACGCGTCACCCCCGTAACGTTACACGAACGCGCGCCCTACCTTTCTGCGCTACCATTAATATATGTAACATTACACCCTTTcctctactactactactactactactactactatctCTACTACATCGTACCGCCCTCCCTTCCACAAGCCTCTACATCCATCGATGCTAATCGAGTAGATCAATGCTTCCTAGCATCGCTCCCAGCGGCGGTGTTATGCCACTCTGAACGGAAGGAGTGTTCTTTTACTTGTAGCGATCGAACATCATCTGCTTTCATCTACCCTAAACCCTTCACCGAAGGCATTCAAAACCATCCAAATCATCGTTATTGTTGAAGTAGAAAATCGATCCCCCCCCCTTCTTTTTGCTCTACAATTATAACAAGCACACCACACCATCCTAATCCCTTCCTTAGATACTTCCTCAAGAGTTTTTACCACACTTGTATCTTGTTTCCTTTCTCATCATTTTACCTCCCTTTTCTCCTTCCTTCGCCTTTCTGTTGCCTTTCCCACCTCTGTCTGCAAACGATATTTGGTTTGTGTTACTCTAGTTTCGTTAGTTGTAAACCTTATAAACAATACTGTTTTGTTCTCATTGCTTTATCCTGTTCCCTTGCCCGCGTGTGCGCGTGCCCCGAGAAGAGCTTTTGCTACCGGAAACAGCAAGCTATATGATAAAGAAATAATCCGACCCCTCTTTCTCCCCTGCCATCTTGCGCGTgccgcgttttttttttttttaatagtacAAGTACATTTTAGTTTCTCCACCCATTTGTGTTTctctgttttttctctctatttctatTCCTCTTctctcctttttctttctgttgttgttgttgttggtttttttatattcctATTTTACTTCTCTTATCTTAGTTAAGTAttcattgtttatttgttgcgGGGAATCACTATTATCCGTTCGGTACTATCtgtccgtgttttttttttactttatttttcgtttataATTTTATAGTCTCTTTCATTTcgctacaccaccaccaaccacaatcgttttccaatatttttttaaatcttctacgcccccccctcccccctcttgcctttacgttttttttatacagaTTGTACACGTGGTTCACGCGTGGTTTGCCGGTTGAAAATGCAATGCGTTTGTTTTAccgtgttgtttgttttgttcgttaaTTTATCGTCCGTTATCATACAATCGTGCGGCAAAGATACATACCAAACCCCCTAACGGTAACTTGCATGGTGCCAAAGGCActccttttgtgtgtgtgtgtgtttgttcatCCTTTTCCTCCCCTATCAGTATCCTGTTTCTATGTTTAACCGTTTGACACGGGGAAAATGGTAtcgtgtttttcattttcgtgTTCAACATTTATTCGTTTTGAATTCCTTTTATTTACTCCATGCCTAATGTTCACAATCATGACGCCTTCCTAAATTGATTTCTACTCATTTTCTGGTTTTCTTACATTTCAAATaccgaaaaagaagaagaagaagaagaagaagaagaagaacgcaGCCTGTCGAATGAATGACGTCGTCTCGGAAAAGGCAGAACTGGAGTagagaattttatcatttttaaacaCGCCTCTGTACAACCGGAATTTTAGCAAGAAGCCAGTCTTGATGATTTGCAGTTGGTGGTCGATTTAGTCCTACAAAATGCTTCCGGTCAGGATTGTCCTGGTTGTCCGTGTGTTCTTGGTCGCAGCCTCCCCTTGCCATCAGCTTCATTCTAGTCTCTTAGGCAAACTGCTCCATTTCCCACTGCCCGGACACTGTAGACAAATAAGTACAACCTCATCTATATATGCCATACGCGCGCGCGAAAATGTCATCCTACACATCCCCCCATCCATCTCAAGTAACCAAGGTGTTTTAGCAAGTTTAAGGAAATGTTTAAGATTAATCAATGACCCCTCTTCCCCCCCTTCGGTGGCAGTATACACACGGATAAGGATAGCTGTATTGTATAGCTTTATTTTGGGgtagcatttgttttttttttttaccattttgtaCACCGACGTAATTGCGCATAGTGCTCATCAATCCCACATTACTCCGTATGTATAGCTATCAATTAGAATGTATGAGTGTTTCCTATTGGGGGAAAAATTAGCAGAATACTGACACAGCGAATAGGTTTTTCCGCTTCCATTAACGATAGGCAAACTTTTCCAAGTCCAGCGCGAGAAAGTCCCAAACgtaccttgtttttttttggttctttcaaaatatttcCTAATTATTTTTCCGCGAGTGTTAATAAGCACTCTACGCTTCCCTCCTGTCCGCATATCCTTCTCCCTGCTCCTCTCACTTTTCCAAcccttaaaaaaaatacctcGAAACAGACGAGAAACGGAAACGATATGGCTGCGTTCGTTCTTTAGCCTGCTCCATTGTGTGCCATAGTGCCGCTGGGAAACTTTTTCGCGTCCACCGTTAACTGATTGTGTTTGGAATGTTTTCCCGCCCGGCCCCCTCTGcaaaccaccaaccacccTTTCTCCACACTCCACTTTTCCGATTAtcatatcttttttttgttgttttgtatcgAAACCAATCAGCACCACTCTGTCATTCTCATACTATTAtccgcccacacacacacaccgcaaacCAACCACACTTCCCTCTCTCTTATTTGCTATTGAGATTTATTAAAGCGTTTGATACTAATCTGCTGCTTTTCGTTTCATAAAACAAATGGATAATGTAGATTTAAATCTTCAATACCTAAAAACCTCAAAATtttaagaaattaaaaaaaaaaacccctctcaAAATGCCCGTTTTTTCCCTAAAAGGAAGAAGCAAAATCTAAATCTTAAAAAAtgctcacacaaacaaacaaacaaaatatatgCCCTGCCctgccaaaacaaaaaaaaaatcacaaaaaaaagatacacaaAAGTTTAAGTTAGCTTTTTTTCCCATTTCAAGATGAGTACAATCTTAACCCCGGTTTAGAGTGGGAGGATGAGTTTACAGGTAGGTTTTTGCCATAACAACACAAATTAATCTCTGCTCCTCTTGTtcttctttcattatttttttatacacttttattgcaaaattgCGCAAAACTACTCTTtacttgtttcttttttttttgtcgttacattttatttccacTCTCTCTATAATAGATGCGTATACAAATGTCACATATAGTCGTTTGTACGTTGTTATCCTGGTTTTGTTAATAgatgtttccctttttttttattcttttgatTCGGTACTATTCATCTAGACGCAATTTTATGCAGACATAATGattcgcttttttttggtttcattttttttctttctttcttcgaaGCTTAGTAGCTTTGCTTCATGTGtgccttgttgttgttgttgttgttattgttttttttacattgctGCTATTTTCTGTTATGTTTGCCCATCGATGCGTGCAAGTAAACCAGTTCATTGGAACTCTTATTACTACGCAGGTTTTTtgtagttatttttttttttaattattgagCCGTTTAAGTAAATGAATAGAACTTGTTGAAAAGTTAATGCTATTATTTCAATAGTTCAATGCAACTATTTCGCTATTTTGTAATTTGTTCCCATAGTGTTGCTCTAGAGTTGCTCCGTGAACAGTGATCCGGGGAACGTGATGAGTGATGCCACGCATCatgaacatttttttgtccgttgtctatctctctctctctatctgtctctgtctctgtATCTTTGTCTATGTCTCTTTCTCGTTCTCTACTTCCTGTTCTCGTCTTCCTTTTGTAGTGCTGTAGTACCATTTATAAACCCTACTTGGCATCTCTGTTCTCAACTCGCGGGATCCCTACATAAAAATCTACATcgctccccaaaaaaaaaaacaaaaactccatTTTAAATGCAATCAAAAGCCACGTGGTGCGGTGGCTGTGAAGTTTGCAGACAACTCGGGGAACCCCTGTACTCTGGTCTACTCCACTGGACTATACTAACCAACTactgctacacacacacaaacacattcacacgGTTAAGCTAGATGTACTAGTTCTAATACACACCAACACTCAAACCTTCTAACCACAACCTCGCAATCAGGTCGCTCTCGGTTTAACCACTTTGGAAGGTACTAACGGTGTCGTCGGAGTCtccatgtttgtgttttgtggtagCTTTGTGTGCGATGTGGTTCCTGTGTTATCTTTATTCCATCCTCCCCCCTGTTATGGAGTGTTGCAATGCACCGTCCCCTAACCTAACATTCATGCTCTAACTTCTCTGGTTCGTCGACTGATCAACATCATCTTCCCGCTTTCTTACTACCCATACCGAACTCACCATGTCCTGGAATTAGTAGTAGTAATGTTGAATCTAGCTTTCTtatacaaataaacataaccACCCTGCAATGCGCTTGCCAACTAcaaccaagaaaaaaaaaacatccgaGGGATGCATGACGGAAGGGGGAAGAAGTTTTGACATTGCTATTACTACTACCATTCGTTCTTTATAAAAGCAACAAGAATACTGTATTGACACCACCGAATGTGTTGCCTGTGCACCCTTCCCAAAAACATACCTGTGTGTTCTTCGTGTACATCTATCGTGGGCATCAAACCGCATCCTACTGTCTACTGCTCTGTCCTCTGTTCTACCTACTATCTTCTATCTCTTCTCTGCTCCCTGTACGCCCTCTGTCTTGTTGAATATCCCGCTAAAAATGGGTGGAGAAATAGAATAATGCTTTAGCGTATGCTACGAAGATGTTCATGTATATCGATGCGATAGATACCGATCATTGTGCCTTTTTCCCTTAGTCGCCCCCCCCCTATATGACTCGGATCTCGTCCAGATCATCCATCCAGAACTTTTGCAGCGTGAAGATAGTATACTCCACTTCTCTCCAATCGTTATGCTATCTCACGATTCCAAGAAATTCGAAAACACCAAGTCCTCCTCTGCTAACGACTGTTGctattactactaccactactgttactactactactattagcTCCTAGTAACTCCTCCTCACATACAAAGAAAAACTCCCCTtcccgtcatcatcatcaacatatCCACCGCGTCACCATCCATGTTATCGCTCCTGTCATTTTCCCTTCCATCTCTCACAAAAAGACGCTTTTAAGCTCTCCTTCGCCTGCAATGATGTGGCAGCTGCGCGCCGCCTAGCGCCACAAGGGCTAGTGGCACACACGCTGTTGGAAAGTTCGCTTCTTCCTTGCTACGCTGCAGATGACAGGTCGCACACATACGCAAACATTCATCGATCCTTTTTCACACACCCATAGCGAGCGGAGCGCTTTTTTCAGCCCCTTTACATGTGTAAATAACCGTCAGACACTAAATCAACTTACCCAGCTGTGTGGTTGCCAGCTCCATTGTGAGTGTTTGTCCTCCCCGAAGCATACGCAAGTTAGCCCCTTTATTCAAGCGAAGTGTTGACGTGCTTCTTTTGGTCTTTCTGAAACGAACCAGCCACTAGCCAACGCTTGGTAGATGCAGCCTGACGAAGATGCCGTCGGAGGTCAGATTGGTGTTGTATCAaaagcattcaaaattgtagCAAACCCTTTCAAAAAACATTGGAACTCTTGATATTGTAGAACAAAGATAAATATCAGGCTCTCTAGGGCGTACCTCAACATCCAGTTCAGATTCTGCCAACAAATGTGCAAAATTAGTGTAAACCAATCGAACCAGCTGTggaatgtttgtgtgtaagcAGTCGCCATCTGGTGCCAACGTCTGAAAGTTGTATATTTTTCACCTCCATCCGTTTGTGCACACTTTCCCTCCTCCTCGCCCTTTTGCTGCTCTCACAAACCCTTATACCTATCCTCCCTCTATTtctgtgcgtgcgcgtgtgcgtgtgagtgtgtttctcTCTGTGCTATTTCCTTCTGTACACTTCTGAactctttctttccctctaTTCTCTTTCCCACTATCTAATCTCTTTCcatctttcccttctttcgaGTTGTGACACTTTCTTCTCGATGCTCTCTCTGTATGTACTGTAAGGTTGCCTTCCGCGTTGCTTCTCAAAACAGCATCGTACAGAACATGGatatgatttgtttattttttgtgttttttttacattttatatttttggttttgcatcTTTAATACTCGTTGTTCGGTAGTttattcgctctctctctctctttttgtcgcgtgcgaaaaaaaaaaaaatcagtgcTGCGACGGTGCAAAACCCTGTCTCTGTACATATCCACTGTAATGCCACGTGTTTGGTCTCTCCTATACATACATGTCTATGCGATTGCGTGATTATAATTGCTTTCACTTCGTACTGCTGTGTACTGCTGGTAAACTTTTCCGATGCTCATTTGTTTTCCAGTGCGAAatggaatgcaaaaaaaaacgagaatgcCAATTGATACTCACAAATAAAGCTACTACTCCTAGAGCACTACAACCCCCTTCTCCAAGTCTCGGGGCTGGGGAGTGATGTAGAGGGGAAAACAGGGAGCCGAGAGAAAATGGGAActggaagaaagagaaagaattacatagagagagagatggatgagaagagagagagatagagagaaagcgaaGCGGAAGTGTTTGCATGTTCTTCCCTTGTTTTTGGACACTGTTTCGCTGTTACTATTGCTACTACTGCCACCACCAGGCTTTACCACAAGCTCTCTCCTACCCTTTAGTTTGCTAAGTCGTCTCAAGTCCCTACCAccctgaacaaaaaaaaaaacacccccacCCTGCGTGTCCCAGACAATACTAGATCAGAAACAGTTTTACTCATACAGTGCTTACTTTTGGGGACGGTCAAGGTGACGATGAGGAAAGCTCCCTCACCCATATCGACCATGGGTTCCACTCGAAGCTGCCGCCCGGCATCCTGCCCCACGGCCTGCCGACGGTCAAGGAGGTCGCACCAGCCATCACGCCGCAGGAGCAGAAAAAGGAAGACCTCAAGGAGGGTAAGTGTTGTCGGTTGTGGCAGGAATGGAATGACTCTtatgtaatttgtttttttttctttctcaccAACAGTGAAAGAGCTCTCCGCCGAGCAGAAGCAGATGATCATACTGTCGGAAGACTTCCAGCGGTTCATCCTGCGCGCCGGCAAGGTGATGGAGCGGGCACTCTCCGAAACGGTCGACATCTACACGGACTACATCGGCGACGGCGAGGCGGACGATATGAAGTGAGCAGTCCCAACCCATTCCACTGTGCCTCTTTCTAACTCTTCTGTCTCTTTGCTTCCTCTCCGCAGCGATGAAAAGTCACACGCAAGGCTGTCGCTGAACCGCACCTTCTACTGCGATCGCTGGTCGAAGAACCGGTGCGTCACGTCGTTCGACTGGTCGACGCACTTCCCCGAGCTGATGGTGGCGTCCTACCACAGCAACGAGGAGACACCGAACGAGCCGgacggtgtggtggtggtgtggaacACCAAGTTCAAGAAGCAGACGCCGGAGGAGGTGTTCCACTGTCAGAGCGCGGTCATGTCGACGTGCTTTGCCAAATTTCACCCGAACCTGATCCTCGGCGGCACCTACTCCGGCCAGATCGTGCTGTGGGACAACCGGGTGCAGAAGCGCACCCCGATCCACCGGACGCCGCTGAGCGCCAACGCGCACACGGTAAGCACACGGCACTCGAGCACTCGAGTCACTCACGCACTCTCGAAAAtaaagtttttgtcggaatcgattccggttAGCTCCGAAgctttctggaatcgattccgaatagTAGGTCCGaaatcggaattgattccgaacacggaatcgagTAGGTCCGATttcgagctcccaccactacccTCATGCGTGGGTCTCCTCATCCTAATCCGTACCTGGTTTTCCTCCCTCGCGTAGCAACCGGTGTACTGTCTGTCGATGGTCGGCACGCAGAACGCGCACAACGTCATCTCGATCAGCTCCGACGGCAAGCTGTGCTCGTGGAGCCTGGACATGCTGTCCCAGCCGCAGGACGTGCTCGAGCTGCAGCACCGCCAGTCGAAGGCCATCTCCGTCACGTGCATGGCGTTCCCGCACAACGAGGTGAACAACTTTGTGCTGGGCGGCGAGGACGGCTACGTCTACTCGGCCAGCCGGCACGGCAACCGGTCCGGCATCGGCGAAACGTACGAGAAGCATCTCGGGCCGGTGACGGGCATCTCGGCCCACCACAACCAGTCGTCGCCCGACTTCGGGCACCTGTTTCTCACCTCCTCGATCGACTGGACGATCAAGCTGTGGAGCCTGAAGGACAACAAGCCGCTGTACTCGTTCGAGGACAACTCGGACTACGTGATGGACGTCGCCTGGTCGCCGATCCATCCGGCCCTGTTTGCCGGCGTGGACGGTAGCGGCCGGCTCGACCTGTGGAACCTCAACCAGGACACGGAGGTGCCGACCGCCTCGATCACGGTCGACGGGCAGCCGGCGCTGAACCGCGTCTCCTGGACGCCGTCCGGCCTGCACGTGACGGTCGGGGACGAGGCGGGCCGCATCCACGTGTACGACGTGGCGGACAATCTCGCCAACCCGCGCATGGACGAGTGGAACAAGCTGAACGCGGTGCTGTACGAGCTCAAGATGAACCAGACGGACGAGTTCGACGAGAAGGACCAGAAGTCGCCGGTGCCGCAGAACACCAGCACCGCCAGCGCGCTCACCTCCCTCACCAGCTCGCCGCTCATATGAAACTCAATGATGCGACCGTACGGCGGAGGCGCCGggggcaccagcagcagcagcagcatgatgaACGCCGCCGAGGGACGCTAGAAAAGGGGAAATGTTGATTGTTGGCACGCCACTCTGCAGGCAAAACGGATGATACTCAGACTGTCATCCCCGTGATTGAACCCCCATGCCCCGGGACgaggaagcaaacaaaagacgcgggtttctttttctctttattttatGTCGCAATTGcttatttgtttattgtgGCAATTGTACGAATGCTATAAAATTAACCCCTTTTCCCCCTACACACATAATATTACTATATTGTATCTAATTTATtaccaacatacacacacacacacacacacacacactctcacacacttACTCAGTCCGGCGATGTTTAATCGAAAGCGTTACATTGCTTGTCTATTGTGCCGCGGTAGATCGCGGGGAGAGGTTGAAGCAATCGCAGCTctcctatgtgtgtgtgtgtgtgtgtgtgtgtgtgtgcagcggcGGGATCCTAACACCCTAAT from Anopheles coluzzii chromosome X, AcolN3, whole genome shotgun sequence includes:
- the LOC120948099 gene encoding cytoplasmic dynein 1 intermediate chain isoform X8 — encoded protein: MNRKAELERKKAKLQALREEKDRRRKEKEQKDLEEASGKLGTSETSTRKDLDEMLSSLGVAPVSEVLSSLSSVNSATSDQSTTHTPDASLQPSINGVSYRKKPVNLCLVSVQATNIPPKETVVYSKQTQTNSSGGHERDAHATDYYGDDEESSLTHIDHGFHSKLPPGILPHGLPTVKEVAPAITPQEQKKEDLKEVKELSAEQKQMIILSEDFQRFILRAGKVMERALSETVDIYTDYIGDGEADDMNDEKSHARLSLNRTFYCDRWSKNRCVTSFDWSTHFPELMVASYHSNEETPNEPDGVVVVWNTKFKKQTPEEVFHCQSAVMSTCFAKFHPNLILGGTYSGQIVLWDNRVQKRTPIHRTPLSANAHTQPVYCLSMVGTQNAHNVISISSDGKLCSWSLDMLSQPQDVLELQHRQSKAISVTCMAFPHNEVNNFVLGGEDGYVYSASRHGNRSGIGETYEKHLGPVTGISAHHNQSSPDFGHLFLTSSIDWTIKLWSLKDNKPLYSFEDNSDYVMDVAWSPIHPALFAGVDGSGRLDLWNLNQDTEVPTASITVDGQPALNRVSWTPSGLHVTVGDEAGRIHVYDVADNLANPRMDEWNKLNAVLYELKMNQTDEFDEKDQKSPVPQNTSTASALTSLTSSPLI
- the LOC120948099 gene encoding cytoplasmic dynein 1 intermediate chain isoform X4, which codes for MNRKAELERKKAKLQALREEKDRRRKEKEQKDLEEASGKLGTSETSTRKDLDEMLSSLGVAPVSEVLSSLSSVNSATSDQSTTHTPDASLQPSINGVSYRKKPVNLCLVSVQATNIPPKETVVYSKQTQTNSSGGHERDVFSCHSSPLSGYMEDWWRPRKAHATDYYGDDEESSLTHIDHGFHSKLPPGILPHGLPTVKEVAPAITPQEQKKEDLKEVKELSAEQKQMIILSEDFQRFILRAGKVMERALSETVDIYTDYIGDGEADDMNDEKSHARLSLNRTFYCDRWSKNRCVTSFDWSTHFPELMVASYHSNEETPNEPDGVVVVWNTKFKKQTPEEVFHCQSAVMSTCFAKFHPNLILGGTYSGQIVLWDNRVQKRTPIHRTPLSANAHTQPVYCLSMVGTQNAHNVISISSDGKLCSWSLDMLSQPQDVLELQHRQSKAISVTCMAFPHNEVNNFVLGGEDGYVYSASRHGNRSGIGETYEKHLGPVTGISAHHNQSSPDFGHLFLTSSIDWTIKLWSLKDNKPLYSFEDNSDYVMDVAWSPIHPALFAGVDGSGRLDLWNLNQDTEVPTASITVDGQPALNRVSWTPSGLHVTVGDEAGRIHVYDVADNLANPRMDEWNKLNAVLYELKMNQTDEFDEKDQKSPVPQNTSTASALTSLTSSPLI